A stretch of DNA from Planococcus antarcticus DSM 14505:
AATGCATCAATCATTGCTTCCACATCGCCCGTGCCAATTTCCGTATTTTGTTCAGCTGTTTCATTAAGTGATTCTTCCAGTATGTCTCTATTGTTTTGGAGCCAAACCATAAATCCTCCTAATGCTGCGGTAAGTGCATAAACTAAAGCACCAATAATTCCTAATACGACTTCTACTGTTCTTTTCATAATCATCCTCCTAATTTTTAATCTTGCTTTAATTGAAATTCGTCTTTATTGCCCTGCGATATCGCGTTTTGTGAATGCTGTCCATGCCGCTCCTAAGAATAGTGCGAAATAGACCAATAGCACGACAAGCGAGAATGTCAGCGTCATTCCTTCGATCATCGGCTCGCCGCCCCCCATATACTGCTCCAAGTTCGTATTGGCAAACAAAATATATTTAGACCACTCGTATTGTGCCAGGAACGCAACAATCGCATTGCCTGCCATCATCAAGAAAATTGCCAAGCCGATTGCCATCCCGCTGCTTCTGAAAATAGCAGAAATCATGAATGCGAAAGTCGCCATCATGACAAGCGTTACCAGACTCAATCCATAGGCCTGCACAATTTCACCCAATGCTCCATTTTGGGCGAAGCCACCTGCTTGTTGCTGAACAATAGATGGATTCAACCCATTTAGACCGAACAGCAATGCGCCTGTAATCCACGAGGCCACAAGCAAGAAGAGCAGCAACGACAGTGCGAAGATTAATACCGAAGCATACTTAGCAAATAGAATTTTCGTCCGCGAAATCGGACGGATCAGCAATAATTTGATTGTTCCCCATTTAAATTCGTTTGAAATGATGCCTGCTGCCACAATAATGGTGAACAAGCTAATCAGTGAAGAAAGGAAGCTATTTTCTAGCACATATTCCCAGCCATCATAAGGTTGGGGTTTGATATTGTTTTCCAAATAATAGTTATTTTCTTCAATAATTATAGGATTGGAAAATTCCAGAAATTCATCTTCTTCCATTTCGGCTGCTAGCTGTACATTTTCTTCCTGCACTTCCGCCTGCCAGTTTTCCCCGTATTCTTTAAAATTAGATTCAGTATCCATAAATTTCGTCAAAAGTCCCCCGCCTAAAGCAATAACTGCTAACACAGCGAACATTATCCAAGTCGATTTTTTGGCATACAATTTGATTTGCTCGTTCCAGATCAGGTTCATGAAGTTACTCAATGGTATTCTCTCCAATCAAGTCAAAGAATTTATCTTCTAAAGTGGCTTGCAGCACCCGGACGCCATAAATACTAACCCCCTGTTCCATCAACTTTTTTAAAATGGCAGGAATTTCTTCATGTTTGACCGATATAGAAAGTTCCTTCGCTGTCACCCCGATTTTGTTCGCCAACTGCGTTTCCAAATAAGTTTTAGCAGGCTCAAGTGGCTCAACTTCGATAAAGACTTCTTTTAAAGCCTCTTCGTTTTCGACGCCTCGGACAGCTTC
This window harbors:
- a CDS encoding ABC transporter permease, producing the protein MSNFMNLIWNEQIKLYAKKSTWIMFAVLAVIALGGGLLTKFMDTESNFKEYGENWQAEVQEENVQLAAEMEEDEFLEFSNPIIIEENNYYLENNIKPQPYDGWEYVLENSFLSSLISLFTIIVAAGIISNEFKWGTIKLLLIRPISRTKILFAKYASVLIFALSLLLFLLVASWITGALLFGLNGLNPSIVQQQAGGFAQNGALGEIVQAYGLSLVTLVMMATFAFMISAIFRSSGMAIGLAIFLMMAGNAIVAFLAQYEWSKYILFANTNLEQYMGGGEPMIEGMTLTFSLVVLLVYFALFLGAAWTAFTKRDIAGQ